A stretch of DNA from Campylobacter gracilis:
TCATCGCAGTAGCGATCGTAGCGCCCGTAGCGCCGCCCCAAGCAGCCGATGGATCAAATGCGGCTTTGAATATCAGCGCGATGACGGATGGAATTTTATCGAAATTTGAGCCGATGATGACGAGACCTACCAGCACGTAGCAGATCGCCATTAGTGGCACGACCTTTTCTGCTACGCGTGCGATCGCTTTGACACCGCCGAAAAAGATGACGCAGCAGATGAGCGCCAATGCTGCGCCGCTCACCCACTTCGGGATTCCAAATGCGCTGCTAAAGCCGTCTGAGATGGAGTTTGCCTGCACCATATTACCCATGAAGCCCAAAGCAAAGATGATGGCTAGCGCAAAAAACGCCGCTAAAGGCTTGGCTAGGGGGTTTTTAAGTCCGCGACTGATGTAAAACGCGGGCCCTCCGATCATATGTCCGCTGTCGTCCTTGGTGCGGTAAATTTGCGCGAGGCAGATCTCGGCAAAATTCGTCGCCATGCCTAAAAACGCCGCGCACCACATCCAAAATATCGCGCCCGGCCCGCCCATCACTAACGCAGTGCTGGCGCCTACCAGGTTGCCCGTGCCGACTTGCGCCGCGATCGCCGTGGCGACGGCTTGGAACGAGCTCATGCCGCTTTTACCCGCAGCCTCGCCGTGCAGGGAGAAGTTGCCGAAAAGCTTGCGCGCACCCATTCTAAATTTAAAAATTTGCACTAAATGCAAGCGTGCCGTAAAATACGCGCCGGTGCCGCAAAGTAGGGCGATCAGAAAATACGGACCCCACAAAAAGGAGTTGATCGCGTCAATTGTGGCAGTGAGTTTGTCGAGAAAATTTTGCATGATCTTTTCCGTGAATTTAAGATGCGAAAATATATTTTAAAAACTCTTAAATTCCTATAAATCGAGAGAAATTTAAGCGAAATTTTAAAGCGTTTTTATAATTTTACTCAGCATTAAGCAAAGCGGTATGTGCCGTTTGCTCTGCATGCCAGCTTGCCAGATAAGCAGCTTAGAATTCCCGCCTTAGCTGTCGAAATTTGCAAAGCAATCAACTGAAATTTTAGGCCTATTCATCACCGCCGATTTTGAAAACGAACATCTTGCATGCGTTGCAAAAGGCGGGTATCAGACTAAAGAGGCGCGCTTTAAGGCTCCAGTGCTCGCGATACATTTTCATCATCGCGGCTTCTTTTATAAAGCGGATACGCTCAGGCTCCCAGCTCTGCACCTCTGCGCCGCCACTGATACCCATTTTAAAGGGCGCGTTTTGCATATGTCGCATCGCATCGTGGCGCTTGGAGTCGAATTTTCTTATCGAAAACTCGCTCATAAAATCACTCAGCACGTAGCCGCTAAATTTTTGCGAAAGCGCGATAAAAAATTTCTTAAATTCCTCCTTTTCAAAATACATACTCACGCCCTCTAAGATGAAGATGTAGCCCATGCTGCCGTGCTTTGCGACTAGCTCGTCCATCCACGAGGGATCTAGCATCGAGTAGGACAGGCTGAAGTTATTCTTTGCTTTGGGCAACAGCTCGTCGCGCACGGAGATGACGTCGGGCAGGTCGAGGTCGTAAAATAGGGCGTTTGGTAGGGCCTTTTGCAATCTAAGCGGGCGAGTGTCGAGTCCCGCACCGAGCTACACGATGATAGGGCGATCAAGCTCTGCTGCGAGCCGCAGCGTCTCGTCGTCAAAAAATTTCGCGCGTATCACGGTACCAGTTTTGCTAAGGCGCGCGTCGTCGAATTTCGCAAAATCATAATCGATCTGCTCTACGACGGCGCTTGAAAAGGGATCGTTTAGGATCGGACCCCTGTCTTTGAAATCCAAATGGCGCATATAGACATTGATTAGCAGCGTCTCGGAGACGTTATTTTTAAAATTTAACTTTTGCATAAAGTGCCTTTCTTGCAGTATCGTTGCGAGCAAAATACTGCTTATTTTTAATATGCATTATTATATCCTTGCTAAATAAAATTTCAATAAAATGATATGAATTTTTATTTAGAGACAGAATTTTAAATTCGTACCGCGGGTTTTGGCCATAATATTGTCGCGTAAAGCTCATAAATTTTTGAAATTTTACGCTATGCAAAGCGCGGGTAAAATTTAGAATTTTAAAAGCTATAAAATTTATTAGCTCCGGCGACCTAGATGCGCAATCATAGTGCGAATGGTAAATTTCATCCGTGCAGCTTTATCTTTGTCTAAATATTTCATTGTATAATTCTTAGCTTTTGGAGGTTATATGGAAAAATCGCGGCTGGGACTACTGCAAACCGAGGCTATCGCCACGCTTAGCGACGAGGAGCTTGCAATGTTCGAGCACCAAGTCATCAAAAAAGGCTATGTTTTTTATAGCGAAGCGCCTAAAGTTTTTATTTTTAAAAGCGGGCAGGCGAAGCTTTCGTTTTTTGAAGACGGCGAAGAATTCATCATCAACTACCTAAACAAGGACAATATTACCATTCTTAATGAAATTTGCGCGCTTGAGTTTTTAGAGGATAGCGAGATTTACACGATCGATGCGAGCGGACTAGGGGAGATCTTGGCAAATCGCAGCTTTTGCGAGGCATATATAAAAATTTTAACAGAGATAATTCTGCTGCAGCGCAAAATCACGCGCTCTATACTTTTTGAAAATGCAAAAGGGCGCATCGCGAGCTTTTTGATCGAGCTTGCAAACGAGCAGAATTTTCATCAAAATGGCTACAAATATGTCTTTTTGCCCTTTTCGCTAAAGGTGCTTTCATCCTTTGTAGGGCTCAAGCGTCAAAGTGCGAGTACCGCGTTTAACGAGCTTGTAAAAGATAACGTAATTCAAAAAATTAGCCAGCACGAGTTTTTGATCCTGGACTACGACAGGTTGCTTAGCTACTGTGTTTAGGCGCGGACTAGAGTTTTGAGAGCATTGTGCGGCTTACGTTACGGCTTAAGCGCGAAATTTTGTCTAAAGTTACGGCGTAGAATTTTACCTAGATTTACAGCGTAAAATTTTTATCAAGAGCTTGGTTTTGGAATTTCATCCCGAATTTCGCTTAGGATTTCGTCTAAAATTTTAACTTATATAAAATTTGGGTTTGTGACCTCGTTTAAAATTCTGTTTTGAATTTACTTAAAATTTTAACACGTAATTCGCTTTTTGATTTTATCCTCTATCCTAAAACGCGAAGCTTTGGAATTTTAAATTTAGCGGCAATATGAAATTTAAAATTTTAAATCGAGCTGGAATTTTATGTGTTGCAATGGAATTTAAAATTTTGGATCGAACGAAATTTTACGCATCAAAATTTAAGAAACTAAAAATGCGCGGCAAAGTGCCGCGCCGTATTTTGATTATATCGTGCTGAAGCGCGGTAGATTAGTCTTTCTTTTTCATATCGTATTTATTTACCATAAATCCGACCAAGCCTACGAAAAATAGACCACCGCAGATGTTACCTAGCGTAACCGGGATCATATTTTTAACGATGAAGTTTCCCCAGTTTATTGAATCTATTTGAGCCGCCGTTACGCCGTGAAGCGAGCTTGCAAGAGCATTTACATCGCCACCCGCAGCCGCAAGATAGTGGCCTTTAGCGATGATGCCTTCAGTTAGGATAAACATATTTGCCACGCAGTGTTCCATCGAGCAAGCTACGAATGCGCCGATCATCCACATAATTGCAAAGAATTTACCCGATAGATTGCTCTCGCTGGTCGCAGTCCAGATAGACATACATACAAACACGTTACAAAAAATTCCGCGGATGAATAGCTCATGAAAAGGTGCGTTTATTTTGCCTGCTGCTGCAGGAATGAAGTGCTGCAAGATGTAGCCATCATATTTAAGCGGAAGTCCTGAGTAATAATACATATACGCGATTAACGCGCCACCTACAAAGTTAAAGCACCAAACGATAGCCCAATAGCCGATAGTTTTACCTAGCGGTAATTTGCCATCGGCGGCAGGTACGCCCGTTAAAACCGAGCTAGTAAATAGATGCCCACCGTAAAAAACCACCATCATCAGACCGCAGCTAAAGGTAATACCGCCGATGAAATTCGATAAGCCAATAGATTGCTTTTCAGCCATCCCGACGGTCGAGTGAGCCCAGAAAATATCGCCCATAGCGATTGCAGCGCCCGCCATTATAGCTAGAAAAATTATGCTAATTAGCGGGGTATGCGCCTTGTGTTGCATCGAACTAGACACCGCTTGCGCGGTTTCTGCAGGATTTAACATTTACTCCTCCTCATTTAAATTTGAATCAATTTCTAAGATACGCTCATAAGCTTTTTGCGCACTTTTTTTTGCGCTCTCGCTTAGCCCTTCTTTAAAATCAAGGACGTTATCGAGCAGCACACTTATGCCCAAAAACAATGTTTTTGGGCAAATTTTGCGCAGATAGCTTAGAAGCACCGGCGTAGGTAGGTTATGCGTCGAGTAGATATAGTCGCGATCGTTGCTAAGATCAAAGAATTCTATCTTATCCTCATCAAAGCCGCTCATCGCATCTACTACGATCAGAATTTCAGGGGCGAATTCCCTAAGGGCCGCAAATTCGTTTTCGGGCACATCCTGCCCATAAAAAACGTGCCAGTCTTTTAAGTTCGCCTCGACTATTCGCCCCGTTTCATTGCCCACGTCGTCGTCGCCGCGAAGGGGATTGCCGATACAAAGCAACGCCTTTCGCATCAAAAATCCTTTCTTAGCACGAAGTATCCTTCGCGCATATTTTTTAGCAGATCTTTAAGCTCACATTCGCAAAGCTGAGGGATTAGCTTGGCTGCGTGCTCGGCAAAAATTTCAATCTCGAAATACTTGCTTAGGTTACCGATCTTAAATTTAACGTAGTCGCCCGAATTCTCGATGATGCGTTTAAATTCTTCATCGTCTATCTCAAGCACCTTTTCGCTAAAATCGATCGTACCTACGCCGTGACCGACGCAGGTGGAAAAAACCTTGATATCCTTTAGCTCTTTGGGTAAATTTTCGTTTTCGTCCATATGCCGCTTTGTAAGCTTAAAAACCTCAATCATCGTTTACTCCAGACCTCTTTTTGCGGATCGATTTTAAATTCCTCCGTAGCGCGGGCGTATTTTAGATATACGTCATTGTGCAATAGTGCCATACACTCCGCGTATCTAGGATCTTCTTCGGTGTGGATAGCGTTAAGTAGAGCCTCACGAGAAGCTTTTGGATCGTGAACGTCAGATGAGGTTTTGATCGCATCCATATATTTTGCAAATAAAACTCTTCCGAAAATATAGCTCATCAGCCTTTTTGCCTCGGCTTGCAAGTCGCGCTCGAATAAAATATCGCCGATGACGGATCTCTCAACCGGTGGCGGAAGAGTGCTATCTTGCTCGTAGCTCTTCTTTTGAAGCTTTTGATCAATAATGCCAAGTGCCATGCCAAGACCATAGATGATGCTAGCAGGATGCGGAGGGCAGCCGGGGATATAAACATCTACCGGTACAATCTTATCGATGCCGCTCCATACGCTATATGCGTCGTGAAAAATTCCGCCAGTACTTCCGCAGGCTCTCAGAGCTACTACAATCTTTGGATCGGGCGCAGCCTCATAAGCGCGAAGCAGTGGATAATACATTTGGCGAGTAACCGGACCGGTGCAGACTAAGATATCTGCGTGACGAGGGTTGGCTACGAGTTTAAAACCAAAGCGCTCCGGATCCCACATCGGCGTGATAGAAGCAAAAATTTCGATTTCACAGCCGTTGCAACTTCCGCAATCGATACGATAAACGCTGAAGCTTCGTTTGATATTTTTCAAAAGCTCCAATTTTGCGGTTAGATCGTTTGCGTTTTTAATATTTTCGGGGACTTGATACAAACTCATTTTATTGCCTCCTCTAAGCCTTTAGTCATTCTCTCAACCGCTTGAGCTTTTTTGCATTCAGGACAGATATAGAGATATTTTTTAGCTTCTTCTAATCTGCCTGGGAGCAAATTTGCCGTACTTAGCTTTTCTAGCGTGTAGTTGATGAGCCTTTTTGGGGTCATCGGCTTGCCGCAGCAGCTGCATTTCTCCATCTCGAGCTCGCCGTGTTGGATAAGCGCGCTTTTGTCAAATTTTACCGCTAGCTCAAAGCTATTGCCTAGCCTTACCGCTCCTGTAGGGCATACCTCGTCGCAGCGACCACAAAATATGCAACGCCCGCAATCAAATTCCCAAATTAGTTTAGTTTGGGCTTCGTTCATCTTAAGCTCAATCGCATTGGATGGGCAGGCGATACCGCATGCAGCACAGCCTATGCAAAGCTCGTAGGTGTATTCAGGTTGCCCGCGAAAATTCTCGGGCACGATGTATGGCTCAAACGGATAAGCATAGGTCGCCTTACCATATTTTTCGGTAATGTCGAATAATTTCATCATCTTAAATCCTTTTTGCTAACCTTGCCGTCTTGGCAAAATTTCTTAAGGTCTTTTTCGGTTAGAATTTTACTCTTTCCGCTATTAATATCGACTAAAGTTACGCGCTCGGTGCATGAGTAGCACGGATCCATCGAGCATACGATTAGCGCCGCATCGGAGATGTTATTTCCACGGAATTGAAATCGCAAGCTCGGCCAGTTATTATACGTAGCGGCGCGACATCTCCAGCGGTAAACCTTCTGAGCGTTGCCTTGCATGATCCAGTGGACATTTTCGCCGCGCGGTGCTTCGTCGTGACCTAAAGCGTAGTTTTCCGGTCTGATCATAGTCTGTGGATCGATCATTATCGGAGTTTGCGGCATTTGATGCAAGCACTGCCTGATGATGTGGATCGATTGTTTAAGCTCTTTATATCTTACGACTTCACGGCTGAATACATCGCCACCGTGCTCTACGGCTACTTCGAATTCTATCTTGTTGAAGAAATCATAAGGGTGATCGTAGCGGTTATCGCGTTTAAAACCGGAAGCTCTCATATTTGGACCTACCGGGCTAAAATCACGCGCCACTTTGCGATCTAATACGCCCACACCTTTCCAGCGACCGATTTGGCGTTTATCCTCCATAACGGCGTCCCAAATTTCAGAAATTTGAACATCGAGCTTGTTGATGATCTCGATGCTCTTGCGAATTTCATTATCGGTCATATCGCGGCGAAGTCCACCCATAATGACGTTGCCATAAGTCTTGCGGCCGCCGGTTACGAGCTGAGCTAGCTCCATGGAGTATTCGCGCACCCTAAAGATATGCATAAAGGCGTTGTAGTTACCTGTTACCTCGCAGGCTAGACCGATATTTAAAAGATGGCTGTGAAGGCGCTCGATCTCAAGACAGATGACGCGGATGGCTTGCGCACGAAGTGGAATTTCAAGCTTGATGGCTTTCTCTGCTGCTTCAATACACGCAATCGCGTGAGCGTAGCCGCAAATTCCGCAGACGCGCTCTGCTAAATAGCCCATCTGATCGTAATTCATTCGGTTTTCAGCTAGCTTCTCCATACCGCGGTGTTGATAAAATAAGCGGTAGTCCGCATCGATAATCTCATCGCCGTCGCAAAATAGTCTAAAGTGTCCCGGCTCATCGCTCGTTACGTGAAGAGGTCCAAGTGGAACATCTACTACGCCATCGCCGCTAGGAAATAAAAACTCTGCATTAGGCTCGTCTTTATGATCTACAGGATCGGGCCTATAGCGGTAGTCCATCGCGTCTTTGCGAAGCGGATGAAGTCCATCCGGCCAATCGTCGCTTAACACCAAACGGCGTTTATCAGGCAAGCCCTCAGCGATTAAACCAAACATATCGAAGGCTTCTCTTTCGTACCATACGCAAGCAGGCACTAAAGGAGTAACCGACGGGAACGTAGGATCCGATCCGGGAATTAGCGTTCTAACGGTGATGAAGCATTTATCCTCTGCGGCGAAATCCTCCGCTTCGGTCATCTTACCACCTTCCATAGATATTGCATAGTAAAGCGCGAAATTTCCGTTTAGCTCGCGCTCATCGTTAGGGATCATCGTGCTGATAAAACCGCCGATGTCATAATATAGGGTCTTAACCGCAAGCGGCAGATCATTTCTATCCACTAAAACGGTGATTTGATCCTCGGCTTGGCGGGTAACTTCTAAGACCTTAACTTTGGTCTTTAAAATTTCTATAAATTTATCGCCTCTCATTTTTAACCTCTCATCATTATTCTAACGCCGTTTTCGACGAGCATCCAAAAATCACCTACGTGCCATACGCCGAAAATTATCACTAAAGCGCAAAGCAAGATTAGCGGTAAATTTTCAAACAAGCTCATCTCTTTAGCATAAACCACTTCACCTTTAGGTGTACCGAAGCTCGCTAGATTAAAGTGCGCGAAGTCCGCGATGAAAATAATTACGAGCGCGATTGCAAATAATGCTACGGCTATGTATTGACCGCTAGCTATCGCGCCTTTGAAAACGTTAAATTCGCTTACAAAGATCGCAAACGCAGGAACGCCTACGAGCGAGCAAACCGCAGCACCAAACATTATCGTAGTAAGCGGAGCGATTTTTACCATACCGCCCATTCTAGACATATCTTTGTGACCGTAAATTCTAGCGATATTGCCGGTAGAGCAGAATGCAAGAGCCTTGGTAAAGCTGTGAGCTAAGCAGTGAAAGATCGCGGCAAGCAAGCCGAAATATCCGCCGATACCTAGCGCAAATGCAATAACACCCATATGAACGACCGAGTGGTAAGCAAACATCCTCTTTACGTCGTGCTGGCGAACGAGGAAAATTCCTGCTATAAATAGCGTGATCGTACCGGAAATTAACATTACGGATTGAACAAAGTCAAAGCCTACGGCTTGAGCTGTGATAGCGTAATATCTAAATATCGCTAGCATCGCACATTTTAAAAGCACACCCGAAAGTAGTGCCGAAATCGGAGCCGGACCTTCTGCGTGAACGTCGGGAAGCCAAGTGTGAGTAGGAGCAAGTCCTGCTTTGGTTCCAAAGCCGATTAGAGCGAATATAAAGATAAGCTTAGCGGCATCGCCGTTTAAATTTTTGGCATTATCCATAATGCTCGTCCAAAGCATAGAAGCCTCGCCGTCGCCTGTAATTTTGAATGTAGCCGCATATAGTAAAACGGTCGCATAAAGCGCGAATGCTAAGCCGATCGAGCAGATGACGATATATTTGTAACCGCTCTCGGTAGATTTTTTATCTTTATGAATAGCGACCAAAAATACCGAAGCTAACGTAGTAGCCTCTACCGCAGCCCACATAAACGCAACGTTGTTACAGATCACGCTAAGCGTCATCGTAAAAACGAAAACGTGGCAGAGCGAGTAGTATTTTCTTAGATCGCTAAGATCCAGATGACCGCCTTGTATCTCCCACTTCATATAGGTGGTGGAGTATAAATTCACCAAAAAGCCCGTTACGGCGATTAGCACTAAAAATACGCAACCTAGGCTATCTAGGAATAGGAATTTATCGTATGCATAAAACGCCTCGGCATTGCCGCTTAGAAGCTTGCCTACGTTACAGAGTAGCCCTGCGGAAGTAACTGCAGAAATCAAAACGTGTAGCGTGCTTAGGAGCTTGAAATTCTTAGGGCATAAGAATAATATCAGCGCTCCGAGCAACGGAAAAATTAATATAAAAGCTAAACTATTCATCATTAACCCCTTAAATTCGAAGCTTTAGACGTATCAAGTCCGTCATAAGCTTTGTAAAATCTAACCGCCAAAACGCTCATAATGATAACCGCAAAGATCGCGTCGGTTAAAATTCCAAGCTCGACTAGCTCGTGAGAGTTGTAAGCCATAAGCGCAAGGCTTAGGTGGATGCCGTTTTCAAATAGGCAGTAGGCCAGAATTTGCTTGATGAAAGAATTTCTTAGCATGAAGCCGAAAATTCCCATCATAAATACGGTTACTGCCGCTATTAGAACGATTCTTTCTTGAATAAGAGAGAATTGAAGCAAGATCGGATTGATTGTCATCGCAATCGCTAGCGAAAATCCCATCGCAATAACGGGGCTTACGAAAAAGCCGCCTACCGGCTCATCCTCGCTGATCACATCCAGCTTTTTAACTAGCCAAAATAAAATTCCAGGTACGAAAATAACCTTCGTAAAAAATGCCACTATCGCCCAAATTCTAAGCTGCGGCGCATTGAAGTTAGAATATAGCATAAAAAATATGCTTACCAAAAGTAGCGTCTGAATCGCGTAAATTCCGATCGAAAGCTTTAAATTTCTAAGTCCGAATACCGCGAGTGACGTTACGATCATACAAATTGCTAAAATATCGATACTATTCATCTTAAAATCCTACTACGTAAAGCGTTAATGCCGCAAAAGCGATGGCAAGAGCACCGCATGAAATTTTGCGCATGCTCGAAGTCATTCTAAAGCGCGGTCCAAAGTTGTCGATGAAAACGGCTGCTACGTAAAATACGCCGGTTTTTAGCACAAAGATTATGATTGCTAAAAGCGGATTGCTAAAATTCCACGGCTCAAATATCGTTAGGAATAATCCGATCATCGCAAATTGCTTCAAAATAAGCGCCGCTTGCACTAAGCCTAGATCGCTGCCTGCATATTCGCCCAGAAGTCCTTCTTGAAGCTCTTGCTCGGCTTCGGCAAGATCAAATGGCTTTCTGCCGGTCTCGACATACATACACCATAAAAATGCAATCGAAGCTACGGCAAAGCTTGGAATTTGATAGCCGATCTGACCGCTGCGTACCATCTGCTGGATCTCAACTAAATTTGAAGTTCCCGCAGCCATCATTACTACAATTAGGCACATCATCATAACAGGCTCGACAAAAACGGCAAGCATCTGCTCGCGTCCACCGCCGGTTGCGGCAAACGGGTTACCGCTGTCTATCGAAGCCGCACCGAATACAAAGCGCAAAAGCGCGCCTAGATATAGGATAACGAAAATATCCGAATACGCTCCGAAAAGGGTATCTTTGCTGTATGTAATAGGAATAGCCGCCAAAATCGCCGCCGAAGTAGCGAAAAGGAAAAACGGCGCCCATCTAAATACCCAGTGGCTGCACGCGGGAACGGTTCTGCCGCGCTTAAAAAGCTTAATAATATCGCGGTAAGTCTGGAAAAAATCGCTTCCTTGTTTCGACTGAAGCTTGGCTCGAAGTTTTCTCGCCATACCGTCGAAGAGTGGAGCGACTAGGACGATAACCGCGACTTGAAATATCATTAAAAATATAGTTTGTATAGTCTGCATCTTAAACCTCCTAGATCAAGAAAAAGCCCACGCCCAGTACGGCGCAAAGATAGATTAGGATGTAAAGCGTATATAAATTTGCATAGCCGCTTTGAATAATTCCTATCTTATCGGCGACCTTCTTACTCCAATCGATTACCGGTTGATAAATCATCGTCCACCAAATGTCTTGTGGGTGGTTGTGATACTCGATCGGTCCGAAGTAGCCGTTTTGCTCTATTCTGCGTTTATGACCTCTAAATAGCCAGTCCATAATCTTTCTTAAATCGCCGGTAAAAGGACCGCCGGTCATCTGCATGCGAGGGCTATATTTAAAGCCGCATGCCCAAGGATCGGTCTCGCGAGGTTTGTCACGATTTGCTTTCATAACTGCTAGGATGATAAACGGAAGCAGCATTGTAGAACACAAAATCACTGCAATAAGAGGAGTTGAAACGATACTTCCCAAAGGCGAAGTGATTGACGAAGCGCCTAGGCTTGCGACAAATTCTCTATTGGAAGTGATAGAATTTACCGCCTGCATTATGTAATCGACTATGAAGTGTGCGCCTACGCCAAATCCCACGCAGCCTATCATCAAAATGATCATTCCTAAAACCATTCCTAATGGGCTTTCTTTTGCGTTCTCCCAAATTTTTTCATCCCTTGGGGTTCCTGCGAAGATTACCGCATAAAGCTTAAGGTGCAT
This window harbors:
- a CDS encoding alanine/glycine:cation symporter family protein — translated: MQNFLDKLTATIDAINSFLWGPYFLIALLCGTGAYFTARLHLVQIFKFRMGARKLFGNFSLHGEAAGKSGMSSFQAVATAIAAQVGTGNLVGASTALVMGGPGAIFWMWCAAFLGMATNFAEICLAQIYRTKDDSGHMIGGPAFYISRGLKNPLAKPLAAFFALAIIFALGFMGNMVQANSISDGFSSAFGIPKWVSGAALALICCVIFFGGVKAIARVAEKVVPLMAICYVLVGLVIIGSNFDKIPSVIALIFKAAFDPSAAWGGATGATIATAMRYGIARGLFSNEAGMGSTPHAHAAANVKHPVDQAVLGIMGVFVDTFIVLNITVFVVLSTDVVTFENGKAVFSGISLVQEAFASQILGRSGGYGFVAICLFFFAFTTILGWYYFAEINVRYLLGAKFVKLLQILVVAFVFIGSVQKIDLVWGLADMFNGLMVIPNLIAIILLSPVVVRLLSDFNDGKSYDANDYK
- a CDS encoding Crp/Fnr family transcriptional regulator codes for the protein MEKSRLGLLQTEAIATLSDEELAMFEHQVIKKGYVFYSEAPKVFIFKSGQAKLSFFEDGEEFIINYLNKDNITILNEICALEFLEDSEIYTIDASGLGEILANRSFCEAYIKILTEIILLQRKITRSILFENAKGRIASFLIELANEQNFHQNGYKYVFLPFSLKVLSSFVGLKRQSASTAFNELVKDNVIQKISQHEFLILDYDRLLSYCV
- a CDS encoding formate/nitrite transporter family protein, translated to MLNPAETAQAVSSSMQHKAHTPLISIIFLAIMAGAAIAMGDIFWAHSTVGMAEKQSIGLSNFIGGITFSCGLMMVVFYGGHLFTSSVLTGVPAADGKLPLGKTIGYWAIVWCFNFVGGALIAYMYYYSGLPLKYDGYILQHFIPAAAGKINAPFHELFIRGIFCNVFVCMSIWTATSESNLSGKFFAIMWMIGAFVACSMEHCVANMFILTEGIIAKGHYLAAAGGDVNALASSLHGVTAAQIDSINWGNFIVKNMIPVTLGNICGGLFFVGLVGFMVNKYDMKKKD
- a CDS encoding hydrogenase 3 maturation endopeptidase HyCI, translating into MRKALLCIGNPLRGDDDVGNETGRIVEANLKDWHVFYGQDVPENEFAALREFAPEILIVVDAMSGFDEDKIEFFDLSNDRDYIYSTHNLPTPVLLSYLRKICPKTLFLGISVLLDNVLDFKEGLSESAKKSAQKAYERILEIDSNLNEEE
- a CDS encoding formate hydrogenlyase maturation HycH family protein — protein: MIEVFKLTKRHMDENENLPKELKDIKVFSTCVGHGVGTIDFSEKVLEIDDEEFKRIIENSGDYVKFKIGNLSKYFEIEIFAEHAAKLIPQLCECELKDLLKNMREGYFVLRKDF
- a CDS encoding NADH-quinone oxidoreductase subunit B family protein produces the protein MSLYQVPENIKNANDLTAKLELLKNIKRSFSVYRIDCGSCNGCEIEIFASITPMWDPERFGFKLVANPRHADILVCTGPVTRQMYYPLLRAYEAAPDPKIVVALRACGSTGGIFHDAYSVWSGIDKIVPVDVYIPGCPPHPASIIYGLGMALGIIDQKLQKKSYEQDSTLPPPVERSVIGDILFERDLQAEAKRLMSYIFGRVLFAKYMDAIKTSSDVHDPKASREALLNAIHTEEDPRYAECMALLHNDVYLKYARATEEFKIDPQKEVWSKR
- a CDS encoding formate hydrogenlyase complex iron-sulfur subunit yields the protein MMKLFDITEKYGKATYAYPFEPYIVPENFRGQPEYTYELCIGCAACGIACPSNAIELKMNEAQTKLIWEFDCGRCIFCGRCDEVCPTGAVRLGNSFELAVKFDKSALIQHGELEMEKCSCCGKPMTPKRLINYTLEKLSTANLLPGRLEEAKKYLYICPECKKAQAVERMTKGLEEAIK
- a CDS encoding hydrogenase large subunit, with protein sequence MRGDKFIEILKTKVKVLEVTRQAEDQITVLVDRNDLPLAVKTLYYDIGGFISTMIPNDERELNGNFALYYAISMEGGKMTEAEDFAAEDKCFITVRTLIPGSDPTFPSVTPLVPACVWYEREAFDMFGLIAEGLPDKRRLVLSDDWPDGLHPLRKDAMDYRYRPDPVDHKDEPNAEFLFPSGDGVVDVPLGPLHVTSDEPGHFRLFCDGDEIIDADYRLFYQHRGMEKLAENRMNYDQMGYLAERVCGICGYAHAIACIEAAEKAIKLEIPLRAQAIRVICLEIERLHSHLLNIGLACEVTGNYNAFMHIFRVREYSMELAQLVTGGRKTYGNVIMGGLRRDMTDNEIRKSIEIINKLDVQISEIWDAVMEDKRQIGRWKGVGVLDRKVARDFSPVGPNMRASGFKRDNRYDHPYDFFNKIEFEVAVEHGGDVFSREVVRYKELKQSIHIIRQCLHQMPQTPIMIDPQTMIRPENYALGHDEAPRGENVHWIMQGNAQKVYRWRCRAATYNNWPSLRFQFRGNNISDAALIVCSMDPCYSCTERVTLVDINSGKSKILTEKDLKKFCQDGKVSKKDLR
- a CDS encoding hydrogenase 4 subunit F; the encoded protein is MNSLAFILIFPLLGALILFLCPKNFKLLSTLHVLISAVTSAGLLCNVGKLLSGNAEAFYAYDKFLFLDSLGCVFLVLIAVTGFLVNLYSTTYMKWEIQGGHLDLSDLRKYYSLCHVFVFTMTLSVICNNVAFMWAAVEATTLASVFLVAIHKDKKSTESGYKYIVICSIGLAFALYATVLLYAATFKITGDGEASMLWTSIMDNAKNLNGDAAKLIFIFALIGFGTKAGLAPTHTWLPDVHAEGPAPISALLSGVLLKCAMLAIFRYYAITAQAVGFDFVQSVMLISGTITLFIAGIFLVRQHDVKRMFAYHSVVHMGVIAFALGIGGYFGLLAAIFHCLAHSFTKALAFCSTGNIARIYGHKDMSRMGGMVKIAPLTTIMFGAAVCSLVGVPAFAIFVSEFNVFKGAIASGQYIAVALFAIALVIIFIADFAHFNLASFGTPKGEVVYAKEMSLFENLPLILLCALVIIFGVWHVGDFWMLVENGVRIMMRG
- the hyfE gene encoding hydrogenase 4 membrane subunit encodes the protein MNSIDILAICMIVTSLAVFGLRNLKLSIGIYAIQTLLLVSIFFMLYSNFNAPQLRIWAIVAFFTKVIFVPGILFWLVKKLDVISEDEPVGGFFVSPVIAMGFSLAIAMTINPILLQFSLIQERIVLIAAVTVFMMGIFGFMLRNSFIKQILAYCLFENGIHLSLALMAYNSHELVELGILTDAIFAVIIMSVLAVRFYKAYDGLDTSKASNLRG
- a CDS encoding respiratory chain complex I subunit 1 family protein; the encoded protein is MQTIQTIFLMIFQVAVIVLVAPLFDGMARKLRAKLQSKQGSDFFQTYRDIIKLFKRGRTVPACSHWVFRWAPFFLFATSAAILAAIPITYSKDTLFGAYSDIFVILYLGALLRFVFGAASIDSGNPFAATGGGREQMLAVFVEPVMMMCLIVVMMAAGTSNLVEIQQMVRSGQIGYQIPSFAVASIAFLWCMYVETGRKPFDLAEAEQELQEGLLGEYAGSDLGLVQAALILKQFAMIGLFLTIFEPWNFSNPLLAIIIFVLKTGVFYVAAVFIDNFGPRFRMTSSMRKISCGALAIAFAALTLYVVGF